Proteins from a single region of Streptomyces vinaceus:
- the hpnE gene encoding hydroxysqualene dehydroxylase HpnE, producing MSATEQRAVVIGGGLAGVTAALELADAGMRVTLLEGRPRLGGLAFSFKRGELTVDNGQHVYLRCCTAYRWFLDRVGGAALAPIQDRLDVPVLDVAHPAGPRLGRLRRSALPVPLHLAGSLARYPHLSLAERASVGRAALALRRLDPADPALDGVDFATWLGRQGQSPRTIEALWDLVGIATLNATAAHSSLGLAAMVFKTGLLSENGAADIGWATVPLGDLHDTLAREQLDSAGVRTELRTRVTRVSRTQDGNWRVDTEGESLDAGTVVLAVPQREAHGLLPPGALADPDKLLDIGTAPILNVHVVYDRKVLRQPFFAALGSPVQWVFDRTDASGLPDGGQYLALSQSAAQDDIDEPVSVLRTKYLPELERLLPAARGAKVRDFFVTRERTATFAPTPGVGRLRPGARTDTPGLYLAGAWTATGWPATMEGAVRSGLSAAHAALAALGRHREHPLQEAA from the coding sequence ATGAGCGCGACCGAACAGCGCGCCGTCGTCATCGGCGGCGGACTCGCCGGCGTGACGGCCGCGCTCGAACTCGCCGACGCGGGAATGCGGGTCACCCTGCTCGAAGGCCGCCCGCGCCTGGGCGGCCTCGCCTTCTCCTTCAAGCGCGGCGAACTCACCGTCGACAACGGCCAGCACGTCTACCTGCGCTGCTGTACCGCCTACCGGTGGTTCCTCGACCGCGTCGGGGGAGCCGCCCTCGCCCCGATCCAGGACCGGCTCGACGTCCCCGTGCTCGACGTCGCCCACCCCGCCGGGCCGCGCCTGGGCCGACTGCGCCGCAGTGCCCTGCCCGTACCCCTGCACCTCGCGGGCTCCCTGGCCCGCTACCCGCACCTCTCGCTCGCCGAGCGGGCGAGCGTCGGCCGCGCCGCCCTCGCGCTGCGCCGGCTCGACCCCGCGGATCCCGCGCTGGACGGCGTGGACTTCGCGACCTGGCTCGGCCGCCAGGGCCAGAGCCCGCGCACCATCGAGGCCCTGTGGGACCTCGTCGGCATCGCCACCCTCAACGCGACCGCCGCCCACTCCTCGCTGGGCCTGGCCGCCATGGTCTTCAAGACCGGCCTGCTCTCCGAGAACGGCGCCGCCGACATCGGCTGGGCCACCGTCCCGCTCGGCGACCTGCACGACACCCTCGCCCGCGAACAGCTCGACTCCGCCGGCGTACGCACCGAACTGCGCACCCGGGTGACCCGCGTCTCCCGTACCCAGGACGGGAACTGGCGGGTCGACACCGAGGGCGAGTCCCTCGACGCCGGCACGGTCGTCCTCGCCGTCCCGCAGCGCGAGGCGCACGGCCTGCTGCCGCCCGGCGCCCTCGCCGACCCGGACAAGCTCCTGGACATCGGCACCGCGCCCATCCTCAACGTCCACGTCGTCTACGACCGCAAGGTGCTCAGGCAGCCCTTCTTCGCCGCGCTCGGCTCCCCGGTCCAGTGGGTGTTCGACCGGACCGACGCCTCCGGGCTGCCCGACGGCGGCCAGTACCTGGCGCTGTCCCAGTCGGCCGCCCAGGACGACATCGACGAGCCCGTCTCGGTGCTGCGCACCAAGTACCTGCCCGAGCTCGAACGGCTGCTGCCGGCCGCGCGGGGCGCCAAGGTACGGGACTTCTTCGTGACCCGGGAGCGGACCGCCACGTTCGCCCCCACCCCCGGCGTCGGCCGGCTGCGCCCCGGCGCGCGGACCGACACGCCGGGCCTCTACCTCGCCGGTGCGTGGACCGCCACCGGCTGGCCCGCGACCATGGAGGGCGCTGTCCGCAGCGGACTGAGCGCGGCGCACGCCGCGCTCGCCGCACTCGGCCGCCACCGGGAGCACCCCCTGCAGGAGGCGGCATGA
- a CDS encoding CDP-alcohol phosphatidyltransferase family protein, whose protein sequence is MPRPSVAELRPVVHPPGVKDRRSGEHWGGRLYMREISLRITRVLVNTKVTPNQLTYVMTLAGVLAAPALLVPGIAGAVLGVLCVQMYLLLDCVDGEVARWKKQFSLSGVYLDRVGAYLCDAAVLVGFGLRASDLWGTGRIDWLWAFLGTLAALGAILIKAETDLVGVARHQTGKEPVAEAAAEPRSSGMALARRAASALKFHRLVLGIEASLLILLLAILDQVRGDLFFSRLGVAVLAGIAMLQTVLHLVSILASSRLK, encoded by the coding sequence ATGCCAAGACCATCCGTAGCTGAACTCCGGCCCGTCGTCCATCCGCCGGGCGTCAAGGACCGGCGCAGTGGCGAGCACTGGGGCGGTCGCCTGTACATGCGCGAGATCTCCCTGCGCATCACCCGCGTCCTGGTGAACACCAAGGTCACGCCCAACCAGCTGACCTACGTGATGACGCTCGCCGGTGTCCTGGCCGCCCCGGCGCTGCTCGTGCCGGGCATCGCCGGCGCCGTCCTCGGCGTGCTCTGCGTCCAGATGTACCTGCTGCTCGACTGCGTCGACGGCGAGGTCGCCCGCTGGAAGAAGCAGTTCTCGCTGTCCGGCGTGTACCTGGACCGGGTCGGCGCCTACCTGTGCGACGCGGCGGTCCTCGTCGGCTTCGGCCTGCGCGCCTCGGATCTGTGGGGCACCGGCCGGATCGACTGGCTGTGGGCGTTCCTGGGCACCCTCGCGGCCCTCGGCGCCATCCTGATCAAGGCCGAGACCGACCTGGTCGGCGTCGCCCGGCACCAGACCGGCAAGGAGCCCGTCGCCGAGGCCGCCGCCGAGCCGCGATCCTCCGGCATGGCGCTGGCCCGCCGGGCCGCGTCCGCGCTCAAGTTCCACCGGCTCGTCCTCGGCATCGAGGCCTCGCTGCTCATCCTGCTCCTGGCGATCCTGGACCAGGTCCGGGGCGACCTGTTCTTCTCCCGGCTCGGCGTGGCCGTGCTGGCCGGCATCGCGATGCTCCAGACCGTGCTGCACCTGGTGTCGATCCTGGCCTCCAGCAGGCTCAAGTGA
- a CDS encoding glycosyltransferase family 2 protein gives MRLGAVIITMGNRPDELKALLDSVARQEGDPVEVVVVGQGVRVTGLPEGVRCVELPENLGIPGGRNVGIEAFGPGGCEVDALLFLDDDGLLERTDTAELCRQAFAEDPRLGIVSFRIADPESGETQRRHVPRLRASDPMRSSRVTTFLGGANAVRTSVFQQVGGLPGEFFYAHEETDLAWRALDAGWLIDYRADMVLLHPTTAPSRHAVYHRMVARNRVWLARRNLPAPLVPVYLGVWLLLTLLRRPSAPALKAWFGGFKEGWTTPCGPRRPMRWRTVWRLTRLGRPPVI, from the coding sequence ATGCGGCTGGGCGCCGTGATCATCACCATGGGCAACCGCCCCGACGAGCTCAAGGCGCTCCTCGACTCGGTGGCCCGCCAGGAGGGCGATCCGGTCGAGGTCGTCGTCGTGGGCCAGGGGGTGCGGGTCACCGGGCTCCCCGAGGGCGTGCGCTGCGTCGAACTGCCCGAGAACCTGGGCATCCCCGGCGGCCGCAACGTCGGCATCGAGGCCTTCGGCCCCGGTGGCTGCGAGGTCGACGCCCTGCTCTTCCTCGACGACGACGGGCTGCTGGAGCGCACCGACACCGCCGAGCTGTGCCGGCAGGCGTTCGCCGAGGACCCCCGGCTCGGGATCGTCAGCTTCCGGATCGCCGATCCGGAGTCCGGTGAGACCCAGCGGCGGCACGTGCCCCGGCTGCGCGCCTCGGACCCGATGCGCTCCTCCCGCGTGACCACCTTCCTGGGCGGCGCCAACGCCGTCCGCACATCGGTGTTCCAGCAGGTCGGCGGGTTGCCGGGGGAGTTCTTCTACGCGCACGAGGAGACGGACCTCGCCTGGCGGGCGCTCGACGCCGGGTGGCTGATCGACTACCGGGCGGACATGGTGCTCCTGCATCCGACGACCGCCCCCTCCCGGCACGCCGTCTATCACCGTATGGTGGCCCGTAACCGGGTGTGGCTCGCCCGCCGTAACCTGCCCGCTCCGCTGGTCCCGGTCTACCTGGGCGTCTGGCTCCTGCTGACGCTCCTGCGCAGACCCTCGGCCCCGGCGCTCAAGGCCTGGTTCGGTGGGTTCAAGGAGGGATGGACCACTCCCTGCGGTCCCCGGCGCCCCATGAGGTGGCGCACGGTCTGGCGGCTGACCCGGCTGGGCCGACCGCCTGTCATCTGA
- the hpnC gene encoding squalene synthase HpnC has product MRPRRDASPTAPDARAQAYATLGKARTENFPVAPSFLPRAWRDGLMAVYGYARLVDDIGDGDLAPGGHDAVLLGLDPAAADEPLAMLDALEADLHRVFGGPGGSPRHPLLQALQPVVRGHGLTPEPFLGLIEANRRDQRVTRYATYGDLLAYCELSANPVGRLVLSLTGTSTPERIRRSDAVCTALQIVEHVQDVAEDLGRDRIYLPAQDMRRFHVAETDLKAHRAGASVRSLVAFEAERARDLLNEGPPLVGSVHGRLRLLLAGFVGGGRAALRAVTAAGFDVLPGPPKPTRSGLLREVAAVLRTAPRKG; this is encoded by the coding sequence ATCCGGCCACGGCGGGACGCGTCCCCCACAGCCCCCGACGCCCGAGCGCAGGCGTACGCCACCCTCGGCAAGGCACGCACGGAAAACTTCCCCGTCGCCCCGTCCTTCCTTCCCCGCGCCTGGCGCGACGGCCTCATGGCGGTGTACGGGTACGCCCGCCTGGTCGACGACATCGGCGACGGCGACCTCGCCCCCGGGGGCCACGACGCCGTGCTCCTCGGCCTCGACCCGGCCGCGGCGGACGAACCGCTCGCCATGCTCGACGCCCTCGAAGCCGACCTCCACCGTGTTTTCGGCGGTCCCGGCGGCTCCCCGCGCCACCCCCTCCTGCAGGCGCTCCAGCCCGTGGTCCGCGGCCACGGGCTCACCCCCGAGCCCTTCCTCGGGCTCATCGAGGCCAACCGCCGGGACCAGCGCGTCACGCGCTACGCCACCTACGGCGACCTCCTCGCGTACTGCGAGCTCTCCGCGAACCCCGTCGGCCGCCTCGTGCTGTCCCTCACCGGAACCAGCACGCCCGAGCGGATCCGCCGCTCCGACGCCGTCTGCACCGCCCTGCAGATCGTCGAACACGTACAGGACGTCGCGGAGGACCTCGGCCGCGACCGCATCTACCTCCCGGCGCAGGACATGCGCCGCTTCCACGTGGCCGAGACCGACCTCAAGGCCCACCGCGCCGGCGCGTCCGTACGCTCCCTGGTCGCGTTCGAGGCGGAACGGGCCCGGGACCTGCTGAATGAGGGCCCCCCGCTCGTGGGTAGCGTGCACGGCAGGCTCCGGCTGCTGCTCGCGGGCTTCGTGGGAGGAGGGCGCGCCGCCCTGCGGGCCGTCACCGCCGCCGGATTCGACGTACTGCCCGGCCCGCCCAAGCCCACCAGGAGCGGTCTGCTCCGCGAGGTGGCCGCCGTCCTGCGCACAGCGCCGAGAAAGGGGTGA
- the hpnD gene encoding presqualene diphosphate synthase HpnD, whose amino-acid sequence MSPTVEGSAHTSAPSAAVLAAYSYCEAVTGSQARNFAYGIRLLPSDKRQAMSALYAFSRRVDDIGDGALAPGAKLARLEETRALLGRVRAEEIDEDDTDPVAVALAHAARRFPIPLGGLDELIDGVLMDVRGETYETWDDLKAYCRCVAGAIGRLSLGVFGTVHTGGLGAPDATRAAEYADTLGLALQLTNILRDVREDAANGRTYLPAEDLAKFGCSDGFASERLPAGADFAGLVHHEVRRARALFVEGYRLLPMLDRRSGACVAAMAGIYRRLLDRIEREPEAVLRGRVSLPPHEKAYVAVRGLSGLDARTISRQSTRRRG is encoded by the coding sequence GTGAGCCCGACCGTGGAGGGTTCCGCACACACGTCCGCACCGTCCGCAGCGGTCCTGGCGGCGTACAGCTACTGCGAGGCCGTCACCGGCTCCCAGGCGCGCAACTTCGCGTACGGCATCCGGCTGCTGCCCTCCGACAAGCGGCAGGCGATGTCCGCGCTGTACGCGTTCTCCCGGCGCGTCGACGACATCGGCGACGGCGCGCTCGCCCCCGGGGCCAAGCTGGCCCGGCTGGAGGAGACCCGCGCCCTGCTCGGACGCGTCCGCGCCGAGGAGATCGACGAGGACGACACCGACCCGGTCGCCGTCGCCCTCGCCCACGCCGCCCGCCGCTTCCCGATCCCGCTCGGCGGCCTCGACGAGCTCATCGACGGCGTCCTCATGGACGTCCGCGGCGAGACCTACGAGACCTGGGACGACCTCAAGGCCTACTGCCGTTGCGTGGCCGGGGCCATCGGACGGCTCTCCCTCGGCGTGTTCGGCACCGTGCACACCGGCGGCCTCGGCGCCCCCGACGCCACGCGGGCCGCCGAGTACGCCGACACCCTCGGCCTCGCCCTCCAGCTCACCAACATCCTGCGCGACGTCCGCGAGGACGCCGCCAACGGGCGTACGTACCTGCCCGCCGAGGACCTCGCCAAGTTCGGCTGCTCCGACGGGTTCGCGAGCGAGCGGCTGCCCGCCGGCGCCGACTTCGCCGGACTCGTCCACCACGAAGTGCGGCGCGCCCGCGCCCTGTTCGTCGAGGGCTACCGGCTGCTGCCCATGCTCGACCGGCGCAGCGGCGCCTGCGTAGCCGCCATGGCCGGCATCTACCGCCGCCTGCTCGACCGCATCGAGCGCGAACCCGAGGCCGTACTGCGCGGCCGCGTCTCGCTGCCCCCGCACGAGAAGGCGTACGTCGCCGTCCGCGGACTCTCCGGCCTCGACGCCCGGACCATCTCCCGCCAGAGCACGCGGAGGCGGGGCTGA
- a CDS encoding ABC transporter ATP-binding protein translates to MAENNRGNVPTVIADDVHIVYRVNAGRSGKGSATAALSKILRRGKGDAPGVRRVHAVRGVSFTAYRGEAIGVIGSNGSGKSTLLRAIAGLLPCESGKVYTDGQPSLLGVNAALMNDLTGERNVVLGGLAMGMSREQIRERYDDIVDFSGINDKGDFISLPMRTYSSGMAARLRFSIAAAKDHDVLMIDEALATGDRKFQVRSEERIRELRKHAGTVFLVSHNNKSIRDTCSRVLWLEKGELLMDGPTEEVVSAYEKATSA, encoded by the coding sequence GTGGCTGAGAACAACCGGGGCAACGTCCCCACCGTCATCGCCGACGACGTGCACATCGTCTACCGCGTCAACGCCGGCCGGTCCGGCAAGGGCAGCGCCACCGCCGCGCTGAGCAAGATACTCCGCCGGGGCAAGGGCGACGCCCCGGGCGTCCGCCGGGTCCACGCCGTGCGCGGCGTGTCCTTCACGGCGTACCGCGGTGAGGCCATCGGCGTCATCGGCTCCAACGGCTCCGGCAAGTCCACCCTGCTGCGCGCCATCGCGGGCCTGCTGCCCTGCGAGTCCGGCAAGGTCTACACCGACGGCCAGCCCTCGCTGCTGGGTGTCAACGCCGCACTGATGAACGACCTCACCGGTGAGCGCAACGTGGTCCTCGGCGGTCTCGCGATGGGAATGAGCCGCGAGCAGATCCGGGAGCGCTACGACGACATCGTCGACTTCTCGGGCATCAACGACAAGGGCGATTTCATCTCCCTTCCGATGCGCACGTACTCCTCCGGTATGGCGGCGCGCCTGCGCTTTTCCATTGCCGCGGCCAAGGACCACGACGTTCTGATGATCGATGAGGCCCTGGCCACCGGTGACCGCAAGTTCCAGGTGCGTTCCGAGGAGCGCATCCGCGAACTGCGCAAGCACGCCGGAACCGTTTTCCTGGTGAGCCACAACAACAAGTCCATCCGCGACACCTGCAGCCGCGTGCTGTGGCTGGAGAAGGGTGAACTGCTGATGGACGGGCCCACCGAGGAAGTCGTCTCGGCCTACGAGAAGGCGACCAGCGCCTGA
- a CDS encoding ABC transporter permease → MSDTTQDGVLATSKPPSEDAGLTPAQLARKYGLSVSGARPTLAEYVRQLWDRRHFIMAFSRAKLMAQYSEAKLGQIWQVATPLLNALVYYLIFGLIMNAGRGMEKGVYIPFLVTGIFVFTFTQSSLMAGVRAIPGNLGLVRALHFPRASLPISFSMQQLQQLLYSMIVVLIVTVSFGNYPRPAWLLVLPTLALQFLFNTGLALIFGRMGSKTPDLAQLMPFITRTWMYASGVMFSISGALEDRHVPAWVTDVLQWNPAAIYMDLVRFALIDDYGRSNLPPHVWAFAVGWAVVIGLGGFVYFWKAEERYGRG, encoded by the coding sequence GTGAGTGACACAACCCAGGATGGCGTCCTCGCCACGAGCAAGCCGCCGTCCGAAGACGCGGGGCTGACCCCGGCGCAGCTCGCCAGGAAGTACGGCCTGTCCGTCAGCGGTGCCCGGCCGACGCTGGCCGAATACGTGCGCCAGCTCTGGGACCGGCGCCACTTCATCATGGCGTTCTCCAGGGCCAAGCTCATGGCCCAGTACAGCGAGGCGAAGCTCGGCCAGATCTGGCAGGTGGCGACCCCCCTGCTCAACGCGCTGGTCTACTACCTGATCTTCGGCCTGATCATGAACGCCGGCCGCGGCATGGAGAAGGGGGTCTACATCCCCTTCCTGGTGACGGGCATCTTCGTCTTCACCTTCACCCAGAGCTCGCTGATGGCGGGAGTCCGGGCCATCCCCGGCAACCTCGGCCTGGTCCGGGCCCTGCACTTCCCGCGCGCCTCCCTGCCGATCTCCTTCTCGATGCAGCAGCTCCAGCAGCTGCTCTACTCGATGATCGTCGTGCTGATCGTCACGGTCTCCTTCGGCAACTACCCGAGGCCGGCTTGGCTCCTCGTCCTCCCGACCCTGGCGCTCCAGTTCCTCTTCAACACCGGCCTCGCGCTGATCTTCGGGCGGATGGGTTCCAAGACCCCCGACCTCGCGCAGCTGATGCCGTTCATCACGCGTACGTGGATGTACGCCTCGGGCGTCATGTTCTCGATCAGCGGGGCGCTGGAGGACCGGCACGTGCCCGCGTGGGTCACCGACGTGCTCCAGTGGAACCCGGCCGCGATCTACATGGACCTGGTCCGGTTCGCGCTGATCGACGACTACGGCCGCAGCAACCTGCCGCCGCACGTCTGGGCCTTCGCCGTCGGCTGGGCCGTCGTGATCGGCCTCGGCGGTTTCGTGTACTTCTGGAAGGCTGAGGAGCGTTACGGCCGTGGCTGA
- a CDS encoding sugar phosphate nucleotidyltransferase has translation MIGLVLAAGAGRRLRPYTDTLPKALVPVGPEGAEDSLTVLDLTLGNFAEVGLTEVAIVVGYRKEAVYERREALEAKYGVKITLIDNDKAEEWNNAYSLWCARDVLKQGVILANGDTVHPVSVERTLLDARGKGQKIILALDTVKSLADEEMKVVVDGAKGVRRITKLMEPSEATGEYIGVTLIEPEAAEALAEALKTTFERDPDLYYEDGYQQLVNDGFVIDVAPIGDVKWVEIDNHDDLAKGRTIACQY, from the coding sequence ATGATCGGCCTTGTACTCGCTGCCGGTGCCGGACGCCGCCTGCGTCCCTACACCGACACCCTGCCCAAGGCCCTGGTGCCCGTCGGCCCCGAAGGCGCCGAGGACAGCCTGACCGTGCTGGACCTCACGCTCGGCAACTTCGCCGAGGTGGGCCTCACCGAGGTCGCCATCGTCGTCGGCTACCGCAAGGAGGCCGTGTACGAGCGCCGCGAGGCCCTGGAGGCCAAGTACGGCGTCAAGATCACGCTGATCGACAACGACAAGGCCGAGGAGTGGAACAACGCCTACTCCCTGTGGTGCGCGCGTGACGTCCTCAAGCAGGGCGTGATCCTCGCCAACGGCGACACCGTCCACCCGGTCTCCGTCGAGCGGACCCTGCTCGACGCCCGCGGCAAGGGCCAGAAGATCATCCTCGCCCTCGACACGGTCAAGAGCCTGGCCGACGAGGAGATGAAGGTCGTGGTCGACGGCGCCAAGGGCGTCCGGAGGATCACCAAGCTGATGGAGCCGTCCGAGGCCACCGGCGAGTACATCGGCGTCACCCTCATCGAGCCGGAGGCCGCCGAGGCCCTCGCCGAGGCGCTGAAGACCACGTTCGAGCGCGACCCGGACCTGTACTACGAGGACGGCTACCAGCAGCTCGTCAACGACGGCTTCGTCATCGACGTGGCCCCCATCGGCGACGTCAAGTGGGTCGAGATCGACAACCACGACGACCTCGCCAAGGGCCGGACGATCGCATGCCAGTACTGA
- a CDS encoding iron-containing alcohol dehydrogenase family protein has translation MPVLTRLIPSPVVVDITRGAMDDLAGLLADQRISASGKLAIAISGGSGRQLRAKLEPVLPHADWYPVADGTIDSAVKLADDIKGRRYDAVVGLGGGKIIDVAKYAAARVGLPMVAVATNLAHDGICSPVATLDNDNGRGSYGVPTPIAMVIDLDVIRDAPVRFVRSGIGDALSNISSVADWELSHKITGEQVDGLAAAMARTAGEAVLRHPGGCGDDTFLTVLAEALVLTGIAMSISGDSRPASGACHEISHAFDLLYPGRSALHGEQVGLGAAFAMFLRGADEQAGLFVESLRGHGLPVLPAEMGFTVDEFVAAVEYAPQTRPGRFTILEHLNLSTAEIRDAYADYAKTIRS, from the coding sequence ATGCCAGTACTGACGAGGCTCATCCCCTCCCCGGTCGTCGTCGACATCACCCGCGGCGCCATGGACGACCTGGCCGGCCTCCTGGCCGACCAGCGGATCTCGGCCTCGGGCAAGCTGGCGATCGCGATCAGCGGCGGCTCCGGCCGGCAGCTGCGCGCCAAGCTGGAGCCCGTACTGCCGCACGCCGACTGGTACCCGGTCGCCGACGGCACGATCGATTCCGCCGTCAAGCTGGCCGACGACATAAAGGGCCGTCGCTACGACGCCGTCGTCGGCCTGGGCGGCGGCAAGATCATCGACGTGGCCAAGTACGCCGCGGCGCGGGTCGGGCTGCCCATGGTGGCCGTCGCCACCAACCTGGCCCACGACGGCATCTGCTCGCCCGTGGCCACGCTGGACAACGACAACGGCCGCGGCTCCTACGGCGTGCCCACGCCCATCGCGATGGTCATCGACCTGGACGTGATCCGCGACGCCCCGGTGCGGTTCGTCCGCTCCGGGATCGGCGACGCGCTCTCGAACATCTCGTCCGTCGCCGACTGGGAGCTCTCGCACAAGATCACCGGCGAGCAGGTGGACGGCCTGGCCGCCGCCATGGCCCGTACGGCCGGCGAGGCCGTCCTGCGCCACCCCGGCGGCTGCGGCGACGACACCTTCCTCACCGTGCTCGCGGAAGCCCTGGTGCTCACCGGCATCGCCATGTCGATCAGCGGGGACAGCCGGCCGGCCTCCGGCGCCTGCCACGAGATCAGCCACGCCTTCGACCTGCTCTACCCCGGGCGCTCCGCGCTCCACGGCGAGCAGGTCGGCCTCGGCGCCGCCTTCGCGATGTTCCTGCGCGGCGCCGACGAGCAGGCCGGGCTGTTCGTCGAATCGCTGCGCGGCCACGGGCTGCCCGTGCTGCCCGCCGAGATGGGGTTCACCGTGGACGAGTTCGTCGCGGCCGTCGAGTACGCCCCCCAGACCCGCCCGGGACGCTTCACGATCCTGGAGCACCTCAACCTGTCCACAGCCGAGATCAGGGACGCTTACGCCGACTATGCCAAGACCATCCGTAGCTGA
- a CDS encoding polyprenyl synthetase family protein, translated as MNPGNPAVENTDAGNGAAGGGVEKADTLALLERGRALSTPVLRAAVDRLAAPMDTVAAYHFGWIDAQGNAADGDGGKAVRPALALLSAEAAGASAEVGIPGAVAVELVHNFSLLHDDLMDGDEQRRHRDTVWKVHGPALAILVGDALFALANEVLLELGTVEAGRATRRLTTASRKLIDGQAQDISYEHRERVSVEECLEMEGNKTGALLACAVSIGAVLGGADDRTADKLEEYGYHLGLAFQAVDDLLGIWGDPEATGKQTWSDLRQRKKSLPVVAALAAGGPACEELGRLLAADAKSNDFENFSEEEFAARAALIEAAGGREWTAQEARRQHAIAIRALDDVDMPQRVREQLVALADFVVVRKR; from the coding sequence GTGAACCCGGGGAATCCGGCTGTCGAGAACACGGACGCCGGCAACGGCGCAGCCGGAGGGGGCGTGGAGAAGGCGGACACGCTGGCACTCCTGGAGCGCGGCCGCGCCCTGTCGACCCCCGTGCTCCGCGCCGCGGTCGACCGGCTGGCGGCGCCCATGGACACCGTCGCCGCGTACCACTTCGGCTGGATCGACGCCCAGGGCAACGCGGCGGACGGTGACGGCGGCAAGGCCGTGCGCCCCGCCCTCGCGCTGCTCTCCGCCGAAGCCGCCGGGGCCTCGGCCGAGGTCGGCATCCCCGGCGCCGTCGCCGTCGAGCTCGTCCACAACTTCTCCCTGCTCCACGACGACCTCATGGACGGCGACGAGCAGCGCCGCCACCGCGACACCGTGTGGAAGGTGCACGGCCCGGCGCTGGCGATCCTCGTCGGCGACGCCCTCTTCGCCCTCGCCAACGAGGTGCTGCTGGAGCTGGGCACCGTCGAGGCCGGCCGCGCCACGCGCCGGCTGACCACCGCCAGCCGCAAGCTCATCGACGGCCAGGCCCAGGACATCTCCTACGAGCACCGCGAGCGCGTCAGCGTCGAGGAATGCCTGGAGATGGAGGGCAACAAGACGGGCGCCCTGCTCGCCTGCGCGGTCTCCATCGGCGCCGTCCTCGGCGGCGCGGACGACCGCACCGCCGACAAGCTGGAGGAGTACGGCTACCACCTCGGCCTCGCCTTCCAGGCCGTCGACGACCTCCTCGGCATCTGGGGCGACCCCGAGGCCACCGGCAAGCAGACCTGGAGCGACCTGCGCCAGCGCAAGAAGTCCCTGCCGGTCGTCGCCGCCCTCGCGGCGGGCGGGCCCGCCTGCGAGGAGCTCGGACGGCTCCTCGCCGCCGACGCCAAGAGCAACGACTTCGAGAACTTCTCGGAGGAGGAGTTCGCGGCGCGCGCCGCGCTCATCGAGGCCGCGGGCGGGCGCGAGTGGACCGCCCAGGAGGCACGCCGCCAGCACGCGATCGCCATCCGCGCGCTGGACGACGTGGACATGCCGCAGCGGGTGCGCGAACAGCTCGTCGCGCTCGCCGACTTCGTCGTCGTGCGCAAGAGGTGA